The Mauremys mutica isolate MM-2020 ecotype Southern chromosome 1, ASM2049712v1, whole genome shotgun sequence genome has a segment encoding these proteins:
- the PRICKLE1 gene encoding prickle-like protein 1, translating to MEPKVNLTFGCQRSSTSDDDSGCALEEYTWVPPGLRPEQVQLYFACLPEEKVPYINSPGEKHRIKQLLYQLPPHDNEVRYCQSLSEEEKKELQMFSTQRKKEALGRGTIKLLSRAVMHAVCEQCGTKVNGGEVAVFASRAGSGVYWHPSCFVCSTCNELLVDLIYFYQDGKIHCGRHHAELLKPRCSACDEIIFADECTEAEGRHWHMKHFCCLECETVLGGQRYIMKDGRPFCCGCFESLYAEYCETCGEHIGVDHAQMTYDGQHWHATETCFSCAQCKASLLGCPFLPKQGQIYCSKTCSLGEDVHASDSSDSAFQSARSRDSRRSVRMGKSSRSADQCRQSLLLSPALNYKFPGLSSNADDTLSRKMDDLSLSRQRAGFVNEDFWKGRVEQEVTEDPEEWAEHEDYMTQLLLKFGDKGLFQQPAEVDLTSNEHWISDNVKSKSDLKKNNQSLASKKYQADMYWAQSQDGLGDSAYGSHPGPASSRKIQELDMEHVASGYKHDQTQWYEGSLECLSDLKQQEQSVRDSMDSLALSNITGASVDGESKSRPSFYSLQTFQELEAEDCEKMSNMGTLNSSMLHRSAESLKSLSSELCQEKVLPEEKPAHMPVLRRSKSQSRPQQVKFSDDVIDNGDYESVEIRQPPMSERTRRRVFHFEERGNRHQHRRRRSRKSRSDNTLHLTTERRCSPKERLHFYSPQDYGKFIQNKSPHEVQAYIQNTQLYGQYAHAMSDYALRNQAVDKFFGLYGEEEDSWCSTSSSSSSDSEEEGYFLGQPIPQPRSLRYPYYTDDLSSPSTALASSQFGQRTTKSKKKKGQKGKNCIIS from the exons ATGGAGCCAAAAGTTAACCTTACCTTTGGGTGTCAACGAAGCTCAACATCCGATGACGACTCTGGCTGTGCCTTGGAAGAATATACCTGGGTTCCACCAGGTCTTAGACcagaacag GTACAGCTATACTTTGCCTGTTTGCCGGAGGAGAAGGTCCCTTACATTAACAGCCCTGGAGAAAAACATAGAATTAAACAGCTTCTGTACCAGTTGCCACCCCATGATAATGAG GTGAGATATTGTCAATCTTTAAGtgaagaagagaagaaggaaCTACAAATGTTTAGCACTCAGCGTAAGAAGGAGGCATTGGGACGAGGAACTATTAAACTGCTCTCAAGAGCAGTAATGCATGCAGTCTGTGAACAG TGTGGTACAAAAGTAAATGGAGGTGAAGTTGCAGTGTTTGCTTCAAGAGCTGGATCTGGAGTGTACTGGCATCCATCCTGTTTTGTGTGCTCTACATGTAATGAGCTTCTTGTTGACCTAATCTACTTCTACCAAGATGGAAAAATTCACTGTGGTAGACACCATGCTGAACTTCTCAAACCCCGTTGTTCAGCATGTGatgag atcaTCTTTGCTGATGAGTGCACAGAAGCTGAGGGTCGCCATTGGCATatgaagcatttttgttgcctcgAGTGTGAAACTGTCCTTGGTGGACAGAGATACATTATGAAGGATGGGCGTCCATTCTGCTGTGGGTGTTTTGAATCTCTTTATGCTGAGTACTGTGAGACCTGTGGGGAACACATAG GTGTTGACCATGCTCAGATGACCTATGATGGACAGCACTGGCATGCCACGGAGACTTGTTTTTCTTGTGCTCAGTGCAAGGCCTCTCTGCTGGGTTGTCCTTTTCTTCCCAAGCAAGGACAAATTTACTGTTCAAAAACTTGTAGTTTGGGAGAAGACGTTCATGCCTCTGACTCATCTGATTCTGCATTTCAGTCTGCACGATCAAGAGACTCCAGAAGAAGTGTTCGTATGGGAAAGAGCAGCCGATCAGCTGACCAGTGTAGACAGTCTCTTCTACTGTCACCAGCACTGAATTACAAATTCCCTGGTCTTTCTAGCAATGCTGATGATACTCTTTCTCGCAAGATGGATGACTTAAGCCTTTCAAGGCAAAGAGCAGGCTTTGTGAATGAAGATTTTTGGAAAGGAAGAGTAGAGCAGGAAGTGACCGAAGACCCTGAAGAGTGGGCTGAGCATGAAGACTACATGACTCAACTCCTCCTAAAATTTGGTGATAAAGGCCTCTTTCAGCAGCCTGCTGAAGTAGATCTTACATCAAATGAACACTGGATTTCTGATAATGTTAAAAGCAAGtcagatttgaaaaaaaataatcagagccTGGCAAGTAAAAAATATCAGGCAGACATGTATTGGGCCCAGTCACAAGATGGTTTAGGGGATTCTGCATATGGCAGCCATCCAGGCCCTGCCAGTAGTAGAAAAATTCAAGAGTTAGATATGGAACATGTGGCTTCAGGATACAAACATGACCAGACACAATGGTATGAAGGTTCATTGGAATGTTTGTCTGATCTGAAACAACAAGAGCAAAGTGTTCGAGATTCAATGGATTCCTTGGCTTTGTCTAACATCACAG GGGCCTCAGTGGATGGAGAAAGCAAATCAAGGCCATCTTTTTATTCTTTGCAAACTTtccaggagctggaggcagaggacTGTGAGAAAATGAGCAATATGGGAACTCTAAATTCTTCAATGCTCCACCGGAGTGCAGAGTCTTTAAAGAGTTTAAGCTCAGAGTTATGTCAAGAAAAGGTGTTGCCAGAAGAAAAGCCAGCACACATGCCTGTACTTAGAAGATCCAAATCCCAGTCTAGACCACAACaagtaaagttttcagatgatgttATTGACAATGGGGATTATGAGAGTGTTGAAATTCGCCAACCTCCAATGAGTGAAAGGACTCGTAGGCGTGTTTTTCATTTTGAAGAACGTGGGAATCGGCATCAGCATCGTCGCAGGAGAAGTAGGAAGTCTCGTTCAGATAATACACTTCATTTAACTACAGAAAGAAGATGTTCTCCAAAAGAAAGACTTCACTTTTACTCACCTCAGGATTATGGCAAATTTATCCAAAATAAAAGCCCTCATGAGGTTCAAGCATACATTCAAAACACACAACTCTATGGACAGTATGCCCATGCTATGTCTGATTATGCACTGCGGAACCAGGCAGTTGATAAATTTTTTGGACTGTATGGTGAGGAAGAAGACTCTTGGTGTTcaacttcatcatcatcatcatctgattCTGAAGAGGAAGGATATTTTCTTGGACAGCCAATTCCACAGCCACGATCACTGAGATACCCATACTATACAGATGACCTTTCCAGTCCAAGCACTGCACTCGCCAGTTCTCAGTTTGGGCAAAGGACAACCAaatcaaagaagaaaaaaggacaaaaaggCAAAAACTGCATAATTTCTTAA